A stretch of Eubalaena glacialis isolate mEubGla1 chromosome 10, mEubGla1.1.hap2.+ XY, whole genome shotgun sequence DNA encodes these proteins:
- the ST3GAL4 gene encoding CMP-N-acetylneuraminate-beta-galactosamide-alpha-2,3-sialyltransferase 4 isoform X3, whose protein sequence is MISKSPLCVRPAGWKLLATLALVLVVMVWYSISREERYTELFYFPIPEKKEPCLQGEAERMASKLFGNYSREQPVFLQLKDYFWVKTPSAYELPYGTKGSEDLLLRVLAITSYSVPESIQSLKCRRCVVVGNGHRLRNSSLGEAINKYDVVIRLNSAPVAGYEHDVGSKTTMRLFYPESAHFNPKVEDNPDTLLVMVAFKAMDFHWIESILSDKKRVRKGFWKQPPLIWDVNPKQIRILNPFFMEIAADKLLSLPIQQPYKIKQKPTTGLLAITLALHLCDLVHIAGFGYPDAHHKKQSIHYYEYITLKSMVWSGHNVSQEALAIKRMLEIGAVKNLTYF, encoded by the exons ATGATCAGCAAGTCCC CTCTGTGCGTTCGCCCCGCAGGCTGGAAACTCCTGGCCACGCTGGCTCTGGTCCTGGTCGTCATGGTTTGGTACTCCATCTCCCGAGAAGAGAGGTACACTGAGCT CTTTTATTTTCCCATCCCAGAGAAGAAGGAGCCATGCCTCCAGGGTGAGGCGGAGAGGATGGCCTCCAAGCTCTTTGGCAA CTACTCCCGAGAACAGCCCGTCTTCCTGCAGCTTAAGGATTATTTCTGGGTCAAGACGCCATCTGCCTACGAGCTGCCCTACGGGACCAAGGGGAGCG AAGACCTGCTCCTCCGGGTGCTGGCCATCACCAGCTACTCCGTTCCAGAGAGCATCCAGAG CCTCAAGTGCCGCCGCTGCGTGGTGGTGGGGAACGGGCATCGGCTGCGCAACAGCTCTCTGGGAGAGGCCATCAACAAGTACGACGTGGTCATCAG gttAAACAGCGCGCCGGTGGCTGGCTACGAGCATGACGTGGGCTCCAAGACCACCATGCGTCTCTTCTACCCTGAATCCGCCCACTTCAACCCCAAAGTGGAGGACAATCCTGACACGCTGCTTGTCATGGTAGCTTTCAAGGCCATGGACTTCCACTGGATTGAGAGCATCCTGAGTGATAAGAAGCGC GTGCGAAAGGGCTTCTGGAAACAGCCTCCCCTCATCTGGGACGTCAACCCCAAACAGATTCGGATTCTCAACCCCTTCTTCATGGAGATTGCAGCTGACAAACTGCTGAGCCTGCCGATACAGCAGCCATACAAGATTAAGCAG AAGCCCACCACAGGGCTGTTGGCCATCACCCTGGCCCTCCACCTCTGTGACCTGGTGCATATTGCTGGCTTCGGCTACCCAGACGCCCACCACAAGAAGCAGTCCATTCACTACTACGAGTATATCACACTCAAGTCCATGGTG TGGTCAGGCCACAATGTCTCCCAAGAGGCCCTGGCCATCAAGCGGATGCTGGAAATCGGAGCCGTCAAGAACCTCACGTACTTCTGA
- the ST3GAL4 gene encoding CMP-N-acetylneuraminate-beta-galactosamide-alpha-2,3-sialyltransferase 4 isoform X4 codes for MISKSRWKLLATLALVLVVMVWYSISREERYTELFYFPIPEKKEPCLQGEAERMASKLFGNYSREQPVFLQLKDYFWVKTPSAYELPYGTKGSEDLLLRVLAITSYSVPESIQSLKCRRCVVVGNGHRLRNSSLGEAINKYDVVIRLNSAPVAGYEHDVGSKTTMRLFYPESAHFNPKVEDNPDTLLVMVAFKAMDFHWIESILSDKKRVRKGFWKQPPLIWDVNPKQIRILNPFFMEIAADKLLSLPIQQPYKIKQKPTTGLLAITLALHLCDLVHIAGFGYPDAHHKKQSIHYYEYITLKSMVWSGHNVSQEALAIKRMLEIGAVKNLTYF; via the exons ATGATCAGCAAGTCCC GCTGGAAACTCCTGGCCACGCTGGCTCTGGTCCTGGTCGTCATGGTTTGGTACTCCATCTCCCGAGAAGAGAGGTACACTGAGCT CTTTTATTTTCCCATCCCAGAGAAGAAGGAGCCATGCCTCCAGGGTGAGGCGGAGAGGATGGCCTCCAAGCTCTTTGGCAA CTACTCCCGAGAACAGCCCGTCTTCCTGCAGCTTAAGGATTATTTCTGGGTCAAGACGCCATCTGCCTACGAGCTGCCCTACGGGACCAAGGGGAGCG AAGACCTGCTCCTCCGGGTGCTGGCCATCACCAGCTACTCCGTTCCAGAGAGCATCCAGAG CCTCAAGTGCCGCCGCTGCGTGGTGGTGGGGAACGGGCATCGGCTGCGCAACAGCTCTCTGGGAGAGGCCATCAACAAGTACGACGTGGTCATCAG gttAAACAGCGCGCCGGTGGCTGGCTACGAGCATGACGTGGGCTCCAAGACCACCATGCGTCTCTTCTACCCTGAATCCGCCCACTTCAACCCCAAAGTGGAGGACAATCCTGACACGCTGCTTGTCATGGTAGCTTTCAAGGCCATGGACTTCCACTGGATTGAGAGCATCCTGAGTGATAAGAAGCGC GTGCGAAAGGGCTTCTGGAAACAGCCTCCCCTCATCTGGGACGTCAACCCCAAACAGATTCGGATTCTCAACCCCTTCTTCATGGAGATTGCAGCTGACAAACTGCTGAGCCTGCCGATACAGCAGCCATACAAGATTAAGCAG AAGCCCACCACAGGGCTGTTGGCCATCACCCTGGCCCTCCACCTCTGTGACCTGGTGCATATTGCTGGCTTCGGCTACCCAGACGCCCACCACAAGAAGCAGTCCATTCACTACTACGAGTATATCACACTCAAGTCCATGGTG TGGTCAGGCCACAATGTCTCCCAAGAGGCCCTGGCCATCAAGCGGATGCTGGAAATCGGAGCCGTCAAGAACCTCACGTACTTCTGA
- the ST3GAL4 gene encoding CMP-N-acetylneuraminate-beta-galactosamide-alpha-2,3-sialyltransferase 4 isoform X5, with amino-acid sequence MGEDSALAEEAQQAPEAVARGSRDDSSPQEPWHLRNMISKSPLCVRPAGWKLLATLALVLVVMVWYSISREERYTELFYFPIPEKKEPCLQGEAERMASKLFGNYSREQPVFLQLKDYFWVKTPSAYELPYGTKGSEDLLLRVLAITSYSVPESIQSLKCRRCVVVGNGHRLRNSSLGEAINKYDVVIRLNSAPVAGYEHDVGSKTTMRLFYPESAHFNPKVEDNPDTLLVMVAFKAMDFHWIESILSDKKRVRKGFWKQPPLIWDVNPKQIRILNPFFMEIAADKLLSLPIQQPYKIKQKPTTGLLAITLALHLCDLVHIAGFGYPDAHHKKQSIHYYEYITLKSMVWSGHNVSQEALAIKRMLEIGAVKNLTYF; translated from the exons GTGGCCCGAGGCAGCCGGGATGACAGCTCTCCCCAGGAACCCTGGCACCTGAGAAACATGATCAGCAAGTCCC CTCTGTGCGTTCGCCCCGCAGGCTGGAAACTCCTGGCCACGCTGGCTCTGGTCCTGGTCGTCATGGTTTGGTACTCCATCTCCCGAGAAGAGAGGTACACTGAGCT CTTTTATTTTCCCATCCCAGAGAAGAAGGAGCCATGCCTCCAGGGTGAGGCGGAGAGGATGGCCTCCAAGCTCTTTGGCAA CTACTCCCGAGAACAGCCCGTCTTCCTGCAGCTTAAGGATTATTTCTGGGTCAAGACGCCATCTGCCTACGAGCTGCCCTACGGGACCAAGGGGAGCG AAGACCTGCTCCTCCGGGTGCTGGCCATCACCAGCTACTCCGTTCCAGAGAGCATCCAGAG CCTCAAGTGCCGCCGCTGCGTGGTGGTGGGGAACGGGCATCGGCTGCGCAACAGCTCTCTGGGAGAGGCCATCAACAAGTACGACGTGGTCATCAG gttAAACAGCGCGCCGGTGGCTGGCTACGAGCATGACGTGGGCTCCAAGACCACCATGCGTCTCTTCTACCCTGAATCCGCCCACTTCAACCCCAAAGTGGAGGACAATCCTGACACGCTGCTTGTCATGGTAGCTTTCAAGGCCATGGACTTCCACTGGATTGAGAGCATCCTGAGTGATAAGAAGCGC GTGCGAAAGGGCTTCTGGAAACAGCCTCCCCTCATCTGGGACGTCAACCCCAAACAGATTCGGATTCTCAACCCCTTCTTCATGGAGATTGCAGCTGACAAACTGCTGAGCCTGCCGATACAGCAGCCATACAAGATTAAGCAG AAGCCCACCACAGGGCTGTTGGCCATCACCCTGGCCCTCCACCTCTGTGACCTGGTGCATATTGCTGGCTTCGGCTACCCAGACGCCCACCACAAGAAGCAGTCCATTCACTACTACGAGTATATCACACTCAAGTCCATGGTG TGGTCAGGCCACAATGTCTCCCAAGAGGCCCTGGCCATCAAGCGGATGCTGGAAATCGGAGCCGTCAAGAACCTCACGTACTTCTGA